The Syngnathus typhle isolate RoL2023-S1 ecotype Sweden linkage group LG14, RoL_Styp_1.0, whole genome shotgun sequence genome segment ggctttaagatatcggcaaatatcgtatcgtagttctttatatcgatattgtatcgtatcgtgaaaaaacccgcgatttacacccctaatgatcAGCTATGGaggttcaaagtcaaagtctgcttaattgtcaatttcttcacatgccaagacacacaaagaaatcgaaataacgttcccactataccacggtgacaagacatagtacacaatatatacatacaagtaaacaacacaaaaaaataaaaacaagaaggcacaaacaatgaataaataagagtgatgaataaataccgttttttttccatgtataatgcacaaaatttaactaatttattgtcctaaaatctggggtgcgcattatacatgggtacaattttttttattattttttttaatccggatatcatacggaggccgccattacagatgcgctttcttctctgctgttcacttcaaacactctccatacgaacacaatgatctcgtatcagacgcttgctcgatcacctgctcgtatgctctcacaatgtaccctacacaaatccgaaacatttcttcactattGAGTATgccagcgcatgcgcagtgatactgaccggcagaataacatccggttgttcccaaagatgatcttttttctgaaataattttacgttcacggacttaagtaggagtcaaaatttgggtgcgtattatacatgggtacaggcttttttcccagcatcaacatgtcatttttagggtgcgtattatacatgggggcgcattatacatggaaaaaaacggtagtcttacTTTGAAACAACATGTCAACTATGGATGATAATGTGTTGTGGGTTGTTACTCCACAGCGCCTGCCGGAGGAAGCTCACACGATGTTGACGAGGACATCTTTGACGACGACGACTTTTATCACCAGCTGCTGCGTGAGCTCATCGAGCGCAAGACGGGCGGCTCCGACGCCAACCCGCAGGTGGCAGCGGGGCGCCAGTGGCTGCAGATCCAGAAGTTGCGCAGCAAGATCAAAAAGGTGGTAGACACCAAGGCCAGCAAAGGACGTAAGGTCAGGTTTGTCGTGCATACCAAGCTGCTCAACTTCATGGCGCCCGTCCTGTACGGACAGGACACCCTGGCGCACGACGCCCGCACCGAACTCTACCAGGGGCTCTTTGGACTCCGTCCACTCGTGTTGTCACCGGCCATCTGTGACGTCACGACCCAGTGACATGAATGCCAATCAACGCCTCGATTTGTTAGTGCAGTGCTTGACCTTCAACCTTTTGACACATTTATATTGTGGACCGCAAAGGGTCACTATTGTGTGCTGTACAATGCCATCCATTGAGTACCAAACTCTCCATACCCTCTACTATGTTATGAACAACTGTTATATTGTACACATTTGCTGGTGTCTCAGTGGAACATCCTTTGCCACAATTTGTCAAAATTCCCATCTAAACTTCAGTGCTATCTAATGTCTAAGTTTCTATGGTGTGTGAGTAAAGACAATCTTAGGGAACAAAGAACACATGTATAAAACCGGCCCCAAGTGCATATCTGCTGGCGGAGACGCCTGCTCTCAATATCTGCCACAGTACATTGAACTACATTATGCAGTGCTAATATGTagcagagatggggactcgagtcactgtgatgTGGACTCGAGTTggctcgagtcgctgttttgatgacttgtgacttgacttgacaaaaataaaaaaacttgagactcgacttggaagttaaagactctggacttgacttgagacacgatgagTTGACTGACTTCCGTGTTATTTAGTTTacgttttcagtttgaatataaaatgaataatacatttaaaaaagtaatatcgataacacggtaggagcgtAGGCTGAGAATGGggttgtcatgattggattgTTATCCTGTCAATCAatcgtgccctctctacctacctaACGTGTTTATTGTAGAATCACGCCCCTTTATATCGGACATGCACAAACGTGTCAGCAGGAGCGGTACCTTCGGCTATCGTAATTACCTTTATGACGacaaaagacggacagcacagtgcaagatatgcaatagaaacatttcagacagccagacgactttgtccgtttgaagtttatagagctctggtgtctccagatgttacagatgaaacataaaatgtttctaatgctctttaatgtgtttcttctttcagatgtttttcagattattttttcatatttgcaactcaaatctgtcagacactgtcggcagacgttcatttgtttagattgagctgtcaatcattgtatgaggtaatttcttttttgtttgattccatggtgtattttactgaatatcagtaattacagtgcaaatccaaattattgtcatattttttaaacaggttagacacattggacaatgatggttacttaaagttaccTATATCTTGTCTTTCGCGTTACTAagatcagattctgcgggtaaaattgcaataataaggtgacttgacttggacttgacctatttaaagactttacttgacttgcccaagaaaaaaatgacttgggacttacttgagacttgaaggttaagacttgagactcactCGAGACTTACacgtgtgacttggtcccatctctgatATGTAGTATCTAGTGCAATTCTAAGAATAGTACTTCAGCGTATTAATATAGATGACCACACAATATAGATCTCGTTTTTGAGAGATGAAGAGCTAAACTCTCGCGCTCTGTCGCACATGGGCAAATGAGTATTTAGTCGGCGACCAATTGAGCAAGTTCTCCCACTTACAAGATGAGAAATGcctgtaattttcatcataggTTTGGATCGttaaatgatttttaaaaaattatctGAAAAATAAATCCAGTCTAATCAATTTTATTCTTAAGAATGTTacaattttccatttccaatttcgcgGATCACCTGCAATACCGCTACGGACCACTAGTGGGGCCAAAAGTAGTTGACCTGCGGTGCCTCGTCACCCGGAAGTAATTGACCATCAGCGTGAGCTCGTCACTGCGCTTGAGTTCAATGACGCGGAAGTCTTGAATGCCTGCCTGCTGTCAATCCCCGTAGCGACGTTTTGCATTTGTGAGCATTAATATTTGGAGAAGTAAAAATGAGTACGATGTTCGCGGACACCATCCTGATCGTCTTTATTTCCGTGTGCACGGCGCTGCTAGCCGAAGGTGAGCCAACCACGCTAGTAGCAACAAATGCAGAAAAGGTTATTTGCAAAAACTACTACCCTTTTAAACTTATTGAAAACGGTACTGCAAGTCTGCAACACAACACAATTGATGTCGTCTAAGTGGAGAGGTGAGGATTGTTTTTCCTGTCAGAAACTACTTGAAGTGTTGCGGCAACCAACGGGGTTTAGCGTTCAGTGCAAACTGCTAAACCCGGGaatatgattaaaaaaacattcaacacacacacacacagtccttCGAGTAATCGACTCATCAGAAATACCTCACTCGTTCCATCTACAAGACGCTTTTGAACAATGCAAAGTGCTAAGACGCCGCGTTGTGATCGGACAGGAATCACGTGGGTGCTGGTCTACCGCACGGACAAGTACAAGCGGCTCAAGGCGGAGGTGGAAAAACAAAGCAAGCAACGTACGCTCTACAGGCAAAGACCGTGCCGctttgtgctctttttttttttttttttggacggcACCGCGACGATTCTCGCACGAATTCTCATCATCGCTGTGTTTTTCCCTTAGTGGAGAAGAAAAAGGAAACCATCACAGACTCGGCGGGACgtcagcagaagaagaagattgGTAagattatggggggggggggtgcttttcTTTTAACGGCAGTCTTACGTGGATGAAGAGGTGGAGGTCATGCGTTGATGTTTTGCAGAAAGACAAGAGGAGAAGCTCAAGAACAATAACAGAGACTTGTCCATGGTCAGACTTGTTTCACAATTGGCCCAACGCAAGCGCGGTTGCCACCTTGACATTTTGACGTCTGTTTGCAGGTGCGCATGAAATCCATGTTTGCTGTTGGCTTCTGCTTCACCGCTTTGATGGGCATGTTCAACTCCATGTAAGCGGCCACAGCCGTAGTAGACACTCTCCACATATGCGCAAAGGAAAAGACGCAAGGCGAACAGCCGCTCTTCGTTTGTTTTGTGGCAGTTTTGATGGACGCGTGGTGGCCAAGCTGCCCTTTGTGCCACTGTCGTACATCCAGGGCCTGTCGCATCGCAACCTGCTGGGCGAAGACTACACTGActgctccttcatcttcctctATATCCTCTGCACCATGTCCATTCGCCAGGTAATGCTGTCACATGAGGCTCACACCGCCTTCTGCAGATTGCCCGCTAAAAATTGTGCTGCCGTTTGGAGCCGAAGAATTAAAGGATTCTTGTTGAGGGAGGTTGCTGCTCTGCAAAAGTGCATGGGATTTTTGTCAGATTAGTCCTGTTTTATCACTGTGGTAAATTTTAATGCTCAGAGCACATTTTTGTTGTgaattacccccccccctccccatttcAAATTCGTTAACTGCAATAATATTGAGTGGGATCTGATGCTGTGCTTGTGTTCTCTTGCTCAGAACATCCAGAAGATGTTAGGCCTGGCTCCCTCCAGGGCGGCCACCAAGCAGGCGGGGGGCTTCCTGGGGCCCCCGCCCCAAGCTGCCAAGTTCTCCTAAAGGTCACCACAGGAAAAAGACTAAGCGCTGGAAATGCTGAGGCTTTTCATCTGCCATTTGAAGTCACAAATACCCTTTGTTAGCTGTCAATAAACTTTTACAGCTCCTTTTTATCTACTACTGTTGTCATTGTTGGAGCCTGTCTtactgtgtggcgtttgcatgttctccccatgccggCATGGGTTTCCTCCAGGTTCTCCGATGTCCTCCTCCATTCCAAAGCCATGCACAGTAGGCCGACGGACCGCCCCAAATCGTCCGTGATTTGATTGTGACTGTGAATAGTTGTTGGGCTAGACGTGCCCTGCGATCgcctggcgaccagttcagcgTGAAGATAAATCAATTTGGCTCCTTCCATCACCAGATTTGAAGTCAAAATGGGCTCATTAAAAGGAACGATGTCTATTTTCATTGTCTTTGTCTTTTCACAACAGCAAATTTACGAATGAACTTTGGAATTTAAAAATGCGACCAAAAAGTAGATATGGATAGAAATGTGATTGCGATGGATAAGCAAGCAAACACCTCTTGCAGTAAAGCGATCCTGTTAATGACGACAATGGAGGGATGTATTTGTAACTGGCAGTACGCGAGGGGGCGCGGCCACTATTTAATGCCCCCGGGGCTGGACTTTTGCCTCTCTCCAGCTATCGAACGGCCTATCGCAGCGATagtgttgctgcaagttaaTTCTTACCTAACTGGACTCAGACTCGAAGTATGGCCCAGGCCAGCCTATACGCCATGGACGCCGCAACCACCGGCAGTTTGCTACTCAGCGACAACCTCAACTTCTGGGACGACGAGCGACAGGCGCCTCGGCCGGGGGATAACTCTGAGCCCGTCTACGAGCCCGCCACCGGTACTTAGACTTCGCCAACACGCCAGTTAAACATACACGCCACCTGCTGTCTGCTGTACATCCGGAGGCGTGCGGTACACGACAGATTATTGAATTGTAAACAGGCGTCTCCGCCATCTTGGATGAGGCCAACTGGCGACGTGGGTAACGATGGCTGTGTTGGGAATCATTCACTCGTTCCAGAAATTGAAATGATAGTGTGGAGCTCGGTATTCTATTTTTCTCTTtagccatttttatagtctactGTATAAAATCCCGAGTGATAAGGGCAGGGCTCTCAAACTCAATGTATTCGTGGGGGGCAGTACAACAACGACAGAAATCCAGTCTTGTCAACGTTTGTTAATTATAGTTATGAATTGGAACATGAATGGTTCTTAAGAACCTGGACAAGATTGGTCCTCTCGCACAGCTTGCTGGTGCAGCGCAAAGTCCAACTCCTGCAAGTTGTTGCGAAAACAGCACCGCCCCTTCCCTGCCCCTCCCACTTCTTCTGTTGACCTCAAAACATTTTATGAATGTGCTGAATTGAATTTGCGTGAAACTGGCACCACACCGACGCAAAATTTAAGGAAAGTAGTCTGTTTTGTTTGGGCTTCGTTTATGCTGGTTTGTGCCGTAaacattttcgtttgtgctgcaacGTTTTTTTAGTTATGAGTGTGTCCTGTGTGTGTAGGGCGTGTGTTGTGTCAGTTGACCCCGTGCGGCTCCGATGAGGTGGACGCAGCCGTCAAGAGCGCTCGTGGCGCGTATGCCAAGTGGAGCAAGATGGCGGGCACGGAGCGGGCGCGCGTCATGTTGGAGGCCGCTCGCATCATCAGAGTGAGACGCTGGCGGCCGCCTTGTTCTTGTGATCTTAAGAAAAGTGTCACTCACCAATGTGACCCTGCCGTCTCATTTTCATTGCAACCATTGCATCAGACACCCCAAGCCTGATGGATTGAATTGGAGTTTTTGTTCAGGAGCGTCGGGAGAAGATCAGCAAGTTAGAGGTGATCAACAACGGGAAGTCCATCACCGAAGCTCTGGGGGACATCGACATGGCCTGGCAGTGTATGGAGTACTACGCCGGACTGGCCGCAACCTTGGCAGGTGGGACGTATCAACCTTCATGCCCCTGCCGTGACAATGTCGATGAATAGCCAATCATGTTTTGCTAAAAAGACGGATAGCTTGCTAAAATCAAGACGGTGGTTCCTCGCAAGACAACTTGTTTACGCATGTGTTCAGGTCAGCACATCCAGCTTCCCGGCGGAGCCTTTGCCTACACCCGCCGCGAGCCTCTGGGCGTGTGCGCAGGCATCGGTGCGTGGAACTACCCCTTCCAGATCGCCGTGGTCAAGTCTGCTCCAGCGCTGGCGTGCGGTGAGTTTGCAAACCTCTGCGCTCCGGAGGGCTCTTGCCCGTCTTCACGGTGACCTCGCTCTGTCAGGCAACGCGATGGTCTTCAAGCCGTCCCCCATGACACCCGTCACGGCCGTCATCCTGGCCGAAATCTACCGGGACGCCGGAGCGCCCCGAGGACTCTTCTGCGTGGTGCAAGGTGGTGCCGAAACCGGAACCTTCTTGTGCCAGCATccccaggtggccaaggtgTCCTTCACAGGCAGCGTGCCCACCGGCAAGAAGGTAATGGCGCACCTAGCAACACCTCCCGATAGGGATGACGGGGGGACTGGGATTGGCAGACTTGTGCTGTGGGGGTAGACCAGTGTAGAATTAGAGCCAGAACCAAAATCAGGGCGGGAAGAGAACAAAAAACCCAAAAAGTACAGTCAAACTTCTACATATGATTGCACAAACATACCAATTTTTCAACATACGATGTGAAATTTGATTAAATATTTGACTCAACATCCAAAGTAATTCCCAACATACAACATCATGGTTACACGGCGGTATGTCGGGATGACACGTTATCATATCCTAAGAAGGCTAATCCAAATGGTAGTAGTGGTGAAAAAAGGTGATGATTTtcttacaattaaaaaaaaaaagcctaagaAAACATGAGCGTGGAGTGCGTGTGAGTGTTTTTGCGAAACATTATGGCCGTAAAAACGTGTCAACCATTTCGACGATCATTAAGCAGAAGGGAGCCCTCAAAGCGGTCAAGCCATCCAAGGGGATCGCCATCATCTCTAAACGTTGCAGCCCTACCCTGGAAGAGATGGAAcgcctttctttaaaaaaaatctgcaaagcgGTCGGCTGATGGTGAGGAGGAAAGTGAAGTGAAGTGAAGTGAAGTGAAGTGAAGTGAAGTGAAGTGAAGTGAAGTGAAGTGAAGTgaagtgaagaaaagaaaaatttaaTTGAGTGGAAGGGAATTGGGTGGAGATGAAAGTTAAAAAGAAAGTGTAAAacaatatacgtatatagaaaataaataagctaAGTCTTATTTTAAGTTAATGTTATGTAAATTGGAttaaaaagattgaaaaatagaaaaagaatatgaataaattataaaacaaatgagctaaattaccgtttttttccatgtataatacgcacccaaaaaatggcatgtcgatgctgaaaaaaagcctgtacccatgtataatacgcacccaaattttgactcttactgaAGTCCGtagacgtaaaattatttcagaaaaaagatcatctttgcaACAACCGGGTGTTATTCtgacggtcagtatcactgcgcaagcagtagcaaactcgatagcgaagaaatatgtgagactctcaacgggatcaccaatatttgagtgatgttccagttatttatcacaattatttattattataatatatataatatatataataattatttaaatattattcacaattgtcatggtgatctttctggtgatttcttaactaggctggatgtattttttttgttggcgttgatttctccaactgcccataaacgcaccaccgtgatcagttaggttaaaatgaaaagagaggaaagtgatgtgcggacatgtgaaaaaggcggctctgtatgggagagaagttgaagaggaatcaaaacacccttggaaaccaaaacttgcccctcgtcgtgactcggagccgcaacagaTGTTTCAAATTTGTgtggggtacattgtgacagcaaacgagcagatgatcgagcgagcgtctgatttgagagcattgtgttcgtatggagcgtgtttgaagtgaagagcagagaagacaggaacaaggcaaagtgttgtgaagtaaaatattacctgtaatacgcattttgttatttgctgattgaaactgctaattaaactgtgaattgaaattaatagaactgaactctcgctctttatatagctgacgtgtcttgcatatccgttctgcgcatactgtcatggcggtctccgtatgatatccggtctgcgatggagattaaagaacaaactatttgacaataacacaccatcaaggattgcatcatcgcatcaaacgatgtgtcgtcaattatgaattttactgactaagtgtgttgggcaggatggctgaatgcgatgcgcgattgacaacaaacaagaagaaaggtgatttcaagttttatttccagggagattttcttcaaaaattgttgtacccatgcaaattgcgcaccccagattttaggacaataaattagttaaattttgcgcattatacatgaaaaaaaacggtaatttgaagTTCACATACTGTAAGTTACTGTAAGTTACGGAAGTCCTGTAATTCTGTAAGATAATGCTCAATTTCTTCCAGAAAATTATTGCAATTACAAATGGTTTGGTATTATTATCTTGTTCATTTGTCTCGCaatggaaaaacacaaaagaaaatggaaaaaaaagagtcgAATCAATTGTCATTTTCCACAAAACTCCAAAAAGGGGCCCCGACAAAAGTATTGGCACTTTTAGCCTAATACTTGGTTGACAAAATAACTGCGAACCACCATTTTTGACTATAGGTACTGTGTCCTTTTCTTTGAAGGCCTTGTggtagtgtccgccctgagactggaaggttgtgggttcaaaccccggccgggtcataccaaagactatacaaatgggacccattgcctccctgcttgccactcagcattaagggttggaattggggggttagatcaccaa includes the following:
- the tmco1 gene encoding calcium load-activated calcium channel isoform X2, whose translation is MFERSAPKRKLDMSDYPEMASKRFAAFRPYRDATLQKWHDKTRLSSGKGGGGNFGAFERNVVSQVEQILMDKERLVRRTQTRRSEYRILGTGPERELASADPSDEERHRDRLTPAGGSSHDVDEDIFDDDDFYHQLLRELIERKTGGSDANPQVAAGRQWLQIQKLRSKIKKVVDTKASKGRKVRFVVHTKLLNFMAPVLYGQDTLAHDARTELYQGLFGLRPLVLSPAICDVTTQ
- the tmco1 gene encoding calcium load-activated calcium channel isoform X4, yielding MSTMFADTILIVFISVCTALLAEGITWVLVYRTDKYKRLKAEVEKQSKQLEKKKETITDSAGRQQKKKIERQEEKLKNNNRDLSMVRMKSMFAVGFCFTALMGMFNSIFDGRVVAKLPFVPLSYIQGLSHRNLLGEDYTDCSFIFLYILCTMSIRQNIQKMLGLAPSRAATKQAGGFLGPPPQAAKFS
- the tmco1 gene encoding calcium load-activated calcium channel isoform X3, whose product is MQKRLFAKTTTLLNLLKTVLQVCNTTQLMSSKWRGITWVLVYRTDKYKRLKAEVEKQSKQLEKKKETITDSAGRQQKKKIERQEEKLKNNNRDLSMVRMKSMFAVGFCFTALMGMFNSIFDGRVVAKLPFVPLSYIQGLSHRNLLGEDYTDCSFIFLYILCTMSIRQNIQKMLGLAPSRAATKQAGGFLGPPPQAAKFS
- the tmco1 gene encoding calcium load-activated calcium channel isoform X5, which encodes MSTMFADTILIVFISVCTALLAEVEKKKETITDSAGRQQKKKIERQEEKLKNNNRDLSMVRMKSMFAVGFCFTALMGMFNSIFDGRVVAKLPFVPLSYIQGLSHRNLLGEDYTDCSFIFLYILCTMSIRQNIQKMLGLAPSRAATKQAGGFLGPPPQAAKFS